A window of Prolixibacter sp. SD074 contains these coding sequences:
- a CDS encoding aspartyl protease family protein, with translation MMRKTIYLFLCYIMLLNSTFAQSVKKFQKCSLASSHFVEELPTDFNNVIIISNVRIDGVDRPLRFILDSGTSYSMLSKDIADEIGFKPTNGVAVNDGNERESLKLGMLNVYLGNVSFHNVGFGIEASKTGPWCDIDGIIGYNVMRTCVWKLGIGQTIITDNKKSFRDISSYYQGKLTYGPLVVAGFENGYRATMFLDLGDDGTVEAATSRLKYIRQKKVVTGVGQPYLTMVGSGHGSKDAQSVTKLLEVPGFEFGGKTVKNVVVYTDDNPLFAVDAIGAGILNYYQMILDFPGKKIYSLNIADEYINKGFKTFGFKYEREGNELRIRFLWNNSSAQRAGLKLGDKIEAINNIAVKKLLQTDPCNVYEQFKDVTSIQLKVAGHNAPITLKKEPLFNNE, from the coding sequence ATGATGAGAAAAACTATCTATCTATTCCTTTGCTACATCATGCTTTTGAATTCAACGTTTGCCCAATCGGTAAAAAAATTTCAGAAATGTAGCCTTGCATCATCCCATTTTGTGGAAGAATTGCCGACTGATTTCAATAACGTCATCATTATTTCAAACGTGCGAATTGATGGAGTAGATCGTCCTCTTCGATTTATTCTTGACAGTGGCACCAGCTATTCTATGTTATCGAAAGACATTGCTGATGAAATTGGTTTTAAGCCAACTAATGGTGTCGCTGTTAATGATGGTAATGAGAGAGAGTCACTTAAGCTTGGGATGCTAAATGTCTACCTCGGAAACGTCTCATTCCACAATGTAGGCTTTGGTATTGAGGCTAGTAAAACGGGCCCATGGTGCGATATCGACGGAATTATTGGTTACAATGTGATGCGAACCTGTGTTTGGAAGTTGGGAATCGGTCAAACGATTATTACAGATAATAAAAAGAGCTTTCGCGACATTAGTTCATATTACCAAGGCAAACTTACCTATGGTCCATTGGTTGTTGCCGGCTTTGAGAATGGCTACCGTGCTACCATGTTCCTGGATCTTGGCGATGATGGAACGGTTGAAGCTGCGACGTCAAGGCTGAAATATATCCGACAGAAAAAAGTAGTAACAGGCGTTGGACAACCCTATCTGACGATGGTCGGTTCTGGTCATGGTAGTAAAGATGCCCAGTCGGTAACGAAATTATTGGAAGTACCGGGCTTTGAGTTCGGAGGAAAAACCGTTAAAAATGTGGTGGTTTATACAGATGATAATCCACTCTTTGCAGTTGATGCCATTGGGGCAGGTATCTTAAATTACTATCAGATGATACTGGATTTTCCGGGGAAAAAAATCTACTCGCTAAACATTGCAGACGAATATATCAACAAGGGATTTAAAACGTTTGGATTTAAATATGAACGGGAAGGCAATGAGTTGCGAATTAGGTTTTTATGGAACAATTCGTCTGCGCAACGGGCCGGGTTGAAATTGGGAGATAAAATTGAGGCGATAAATAACATCGCCGTAAAGAAGCTTTTGCAGACCGATCCGTGCAATGTGTATGAGCAATTCAAAGATGTCACATCCATCCAATTGAAAGTCGCCGGACACAATGCGCCCATCACATTGAAGAAAGAACCGCTTTTTAACAATGAGTAG
- a CDS encoding bacteriocin, with product MKELNKNELKKIDGGRYVVKIDLDGDGSWDAKYIYHNDGTYTIKLRDAAL from the coding sequence ATGAAAGAATTAAATAAAAATGAATTGAAAAAAATTGATGGTGGTCGTTATGTTGTGAAAATTGATCTTGATGGTGATGGATCATGGGATGCGAAATACATATACCATAACGATGGAACGTATACGATTAAATTAAGAGACGCTGCGCTTTAG
- a CDS encoding transposase has product MSKVLTKQVQNKISRYFLKLEGQLTKPEARCIREMTTGILKTGTVLVNKIATGICDTISLSQTTKRFRNHYNKKDFFMKLFRGHMNSVKSKICHGDYILFDGSDIQKKYAKMMDGLDYVKDGDKGTIGLGYWLMNVVHFSKDQEMTPLYNKLYSFDHGAKSENKEVLEAMGEVGAIINKDVTTIFDRGMDRPICRDFIIANEGNFNLRLKKTTKLMYKGEEMAVNKISQKVPLFMKLTATRIQKSKKRQLVYECGAIKVQYQIKGKMHDLWLVVTKRANGGYCWLLTRSPKDSIVEVIKEAFTAYGFRWKIEEYHRHIKECYNLEDIQIKTFEGLQSMLAILTIAMSIIYSSLSSLHTRLLLESGVKTLNKERMYELRNFIYYKISTIIKVLLANMTPRAFLPQSDPSPNDGQLSLLLNFEN; this is encoded by the coding sequence ATGTCAAAAGTATTAACAAAACAGGTACAGAACAAGATCAGTCGCTATTTTCTTAAGCTTGAGGGTCAATTAACAAAACCGGAAGCCCGATGTATCAGGGAAATGACCACCGGGATACTCAAGACAGGTACAGTATTGGTCAATAAGATAGCCACAGGCATTTGCGATACGATCTCGTTGAGCCAGACGACCAAGCGCTTTAGGAACCATTATAACAAGAAAGATTTTTTCATGAAGTTATTCCGGGGACATATGAACAGTGTAAAAAGCAAAATCTGTCATGGGGACTACATCCTGTTCGATGGCTCTGATATCCAAAAGAAATATGCCAAGATGATGGATGGGCTGGACTATGTGAAAGATGGCGATAAAGGAACCATTGGCCTTGGGTATTGGCTGATGAATGTTGTCCACTTTAGCAAAGACCAGGAAATGACTCCCCTGTACAATAAGCTTTACAGTTTTGACCATGGCGCAAAAAGTGAAAACAAGGAGGTTCTTGAAGCAATGGGCGAAGTAGGGGCAATCATTAACAAAGATGTCACAACAATATTCGACCGGGGAATGGACCGTCCCATTTGCAGGGATTTCATTATTGCCAATGAAGGCAACTTTAACCTGCGCCTGAAGAAAACCACAAAGCTGATGTACAAAGGCGAAGAAATGGCAGTGAACAAAATAAGCCAGAAAGTGCCGTTGTTCATGAAATTAACGGCTACAAGGATACAGAAAAGCAAGAAGCGCCAGTTGGTCTATGAATGCGGGGCGATAAAGGTCCAGTATCAAATCAAGGGCAAGATGCATGATCTTTGGCTTGTTGTAACCAAAAGGGCCAATGGCGGATATTGCTGGCTACTGACACGTTCTCCAAAAGACAGTATTGTTGAAGTAATCAAAGAAGCATTTACAGCCTATGGTTTTAGGTGGAAAATAGAGGAGTACCACCGACATATCAAGGAATGTTACAACCTGGAAGACATACAAATCAAAACATTCGAAGGCTTACAAAGCATGCTGGCAATACTGACAATAGCCATGAGCATCATATACTCATCGCTTTCATCCCTGCACACAAGGCTGTTGCTTGAAAGTGGGGTAAAAACACTAAACAAAGAACGTATGTACGAACTACGCAATTTTATCTATTACAAAATCAGCACGATAATAAAAGTATTGCTGGCCAATATGACACCAAGGGCTTTCCTTCCTCAATCAGATCCATCTCCTAATGACGGACAGTTAAGCCTTTTACTAAATTTTGAAAACTAA
- a CDS encoding IS1595 family transposase yields the protein MSTLGGNIIKMENKFRSLTIFEFQERFPDEDSCYQYLTELKWGTGFVCPNCGHTNYCNGKRLFDRQCTSCHRISSPTSGTLFHQLKFSVLKAFYIVYYVSTSKKGISSTELSRKLGLRQKTCWKFKGKVMKAMESSGNHKIDGKAEVDETVVGGQEEGVVGRKNGKKKLVVFAIERNGKGVSRMYGKVIKQSSSKELGGFMKMTIETSAQIKTDKWRGYSPLVKDFSNLVQVDSGKKGGNFPDLHRCIMGFKGWLRGMHHQVENLQAYIDEYCYRFNRSNMKERIFDSLLTRMVNAEPFPYKQSII from the coding sequence ATGTCTACTTTAGGGGGAAATATTATAAAAATGGAGAACAAATTCAGAAGCCTTACTATTTTTGAGTTTCAGGAACGTTTCCCTGACGAAGATTCTTGTTATCAATATTTGACTGAACTAAAATGGGGGACTGGCTTTGTTTGCCCCAATTGTGGACACACCAATTATTGTAACGGAAAGCGCCTATTCGACAGACAGTGTACCAGTTGCCACCGAATCTCCTCCCCAACGAGCGGGACATTGTTTCACCAGTTAAAGTTCTCGGTATTAAAGGCCTTTTACATTGTTTATTATGTAAGTACGAGTAAAAAAGGGATCAGCAGTACGGAACTAAGCAGAAAGCTTGGGTTAAGACAAAAGACCTGCTGGAAGTTCAAAGGCAAGGTAATGAAAGCCATGGAAAGCAGTGGCAACCATAAAATCGATGGCAAGGCCGAAGTTGATGAAACAGTTGTCGGCGGCCAGGAAGAAGGGGTTGTGGGGAGAAAAAACGGCAAAAAGAAGTTGGTTGTATTTGCCATTGAGAGAAACGGCAAAGGAGTTAGCCGTATGTACGGAAAGGTCATCAAGCAGAGCAGTTCGAAGGAACTTGGTGGGTTTATGAAAATGACCATTGAGACAAGTGCACAAATAAAGACAGATAAATGGCGAGGATATTCCCCTTTGGTAAAAGACTTCAGTAATCTTGTGCAGGTTGATTCAGGGAAAAAGGGCGGCAACTTCCCTGACTTGCACAGGTGTATTATGGGCTTCAAAGGCTGGCTCCGGGGCATGCACCACCAAGTCGAAAATTTGCAAGCCTATATTGATGAATACTGCTACCGGTTTAACCGAAGTAATATGAAGGAAAGAATCTTCGATAGCCTTTTAACCAGAATGGTTAATGCAGAGCCCTTCCCTTATAAACAAAGTATTATTTAA
- a CDS encoding peptidase domain-containing ABC transporter, protein MSVKIKQHDITDCGAACLASVSSHYKLKIPIARIRQWAGTDKKGTNAWGLIKAAEKLGFSAKGVKGEVEALSEVPLPAIAHVVVKKVLQHYVVIYKFTKDYVEYMDPGDGQIHRKSHEEFREMWTGVLILLSPNQEFIARNEKVPVFTRFRFLLHPHRKVLVQALIGAIVYTVLGLSTSIYIQKITDFVLPDGNRNLLNLLSVGMVIILLLQIVIGSIQTVFVLKTGQLIDARLILGYYKHLLKLPQRFFDTMRTGEIISRINDAVKIRAFINDSMITMLVNIFIIVFSFTLMFIYSMKLALIMAIVIPLYALVYWGTNVLNKKRERKIMENAAELETQLVESLNSVKTIKQLNLEEFNNLKTETRFIRLLDSTYKSGLNSIFTGNASQFLTRSFTIVLLWAGSYLVIDHTITPGELMSFYAIIGYFTGPVSSLIGMNKTIQNAQIAADRLFEIMDLERDGEMENAIELTEEMRGDIVFQNVSFSYGTRTDVFEEFNLRLRQGQLTAIIGESGSGKSTIASLIQGLYPLNSGQIFIGDVNIRYASSESLRNMVGIVPQNLQLFAGNVVENIAVGEVAPDMERLVKVCKQLAIIDFIEKLPNGFQTYLGENGATLSGGQKQRLAIARALYRQPHILIMDEATSNLDSESEQVVQETIHELIADGKTVILIAHRLSTVVDADEIIVLREGQIIEKGDHTTLYKREGYYYHMWKRQMPLVGQLKVS, encoded by the coding sequence ATGAGTGTGAAGATTAAACAACATGATATTACCGACTGCGGAGCTGCCTGCCTGGCATCCGTTTCGTCTCATTATAAATTGAAAATCCCCATAGCACGAATCCGGCAGTGGGCCGGAACCGATAAAAAGGGAACAAATGCCTGGGGCTTGATTAAAGCGGCAGAGAAGCTGGGATTTTCGGCCAAGGGGGTGAAAGGCGAAGTGGAAGCATTGAGTGAAGTGCCCCTGCCTGCCATTGCGCATGTTGTTGTGAAAAAGGTCCTGCAGCATTATGTAGTGATATACAAATTCACAAAAGATTATGTAGAATATATGGATCCGGGAGACGGGCAAATTCATCGTAAATCACATGAGGAATTCAGGGAAATGTGGACTGGTGTACTGATCCTTTTGTCACCCAACCAGGAATTTATTGCCCGGAATGAAAAGGTTCCGGTTTTCACCCGTTTTCGTTTTTTACTCCATCCGCACCGGAAAGTCTTGGTCCAGGCATTGATAGGAGCCATCGTTTACACGGTTTTAGGATTGTCGACATCCATTTATATTCAAAAGATTACCGACTTTGTTCTTCCGGATGGGAATCGAAATCTGCTCAATCTGCTGAGTGTGGGAATGGTCATTATTTTACTGTTGCAAATTGTCATCGGTTCCATTCAGACGGTGTTTGTGCTTAAAACCGGTCAGTTAATCGATGCCCGTCTAATTCTGGGATATTATAAACACTTGTTAAAGCTCCCTCAGCGCTTTTTCGATACCATGCGTACTGGTGAAATCATTTCACGTATTAACGATGCCGTCAAGATTCGGGCGTTCATCAACGACAGCATGATTACCATGTTGGTGAATATCTTTATTATCGTTTTTTCATTTACCCTGATGTTCATTTACAGTATGAAGCTGGCATTGATTATGGCCATTGTTATTCCGCTTTATGCGTTGGTGTACTGGGGAACCAATGTGCTTAACAAAAAGCGGGAGCGGAAAATCATGGAAAATGCGGCGGAACTGGAAACACAACTTGTAGAGTCGCTCAATTCCGTCAAAACGATAAAGCAGTTAAACCTGGAAGAATTTAACAACCTGAAAACGGAAACCCGTTTTATCCGGTTACTCGACAGTACATACAAATCGGGTTTGAACAGCATATTCACGGGCAATGCCTCGCAATTTCTTACCCGCAGTTTTACCATTGTCCTGTTATGGGCCGGCAGTTACCTGGTAATTGACCATACCATTACTCCGGGAGAACTGATGTCGTTTTACGCCATCATCGGGTATTTCACCGGGCCGGTAAGCTCATTGATTGGAATGAACAAAACAATACAGAATGCCCAAATTGCAGCGGACCGCTTGTTTGAGATTATGGACCTGGAACGGGACGGGGAGATGGAAAATGCCATTGAGCTAACCGAAGAAATGCGTGGCGACATTGTTTTTCAGAATGTCTCATTCAGCTATGGTACCCGTACTGATGTTTTCGAGGAATTTAACCTGAGATTAAGGCAGGGGCAGTTAACTGCCATCATTGGCGAGAGTGGTTCGGGGAAGAGCACGATTGCTTCTTTAATCCAGGGACTTTATCCATTAAACAGCGGGCAGATATTCATCGGAGATGTAAATATTCGTTATGCCAGTTCCGAAAGCCTCCGGAATATGGTAGGAATTGTTCCGCAAAATCTTCAACTGTTTGCCGGGAATGTGGTCGAGAATATTGCCGTTGGCGAAGTAGCTCCTGATATGGAGAGGCTGGTGAAAGTGTGTAAGCAGTTGGCCATTATAGATTTTATTGAAAAACTGCCTAACGGATTTCAAACCTACCTGGGAGAGAACGGCGCTACCTTATCTGGCGGACAAAAGCAACGACTGGCCATTGCCCGTGCACTATACCGTCAGCCTCACATCCTGATAATGGATGAAGCCACCTCTAACCTCGATTCGGAGTCGGAACAAGTCGTGCAGGAAACAATCCATGAGTTAATTGCGGATGGCAAGACGGTCATATTGATTGCACACCGGTTAAGTACAGTAGTGGATGCCGATGAAATTATCGTATTGAGAGAAGGGCAAATCATCGAAAAAGGAGATCATACAACCCTTTACAAAAGGGAAGGCTACTACTATCACATGTGGAAGCGGCAAATGCCGCTAGTCGGGCAATTGAAAGTCAGTTAA
- a CDS encoding HlyD family secretion protein, translated as MKQNIFPKEIIQFSLENHYFRFSRHSKAIYILLVGMVFISLVLLPFIMVDVTVQSRGVIRSREEVTTIQAPITGQVEKVFIMENMKVAVGDTILRLAPEKISDQLRVLEEKIKLYSGYIKDIQSLLHKSKPQLHTDLMRSSYQEYGQKLMGYKLRLETTKKDFQRTQLLYKKELIAAAEFEKKELELNQLLKERDFYISQKKADWQQKLFQYKIERKNLSNNRDQLAFEKRFYVVLAPATGYISNFQGIHTGSFILTNQNIASITPTDSLIAECYVGPEDIGYLRTAMSAAFQVDAYNYNQWGLAHGKIIDISNQPYQKENAVYFKVKCRLSQEYLSLKSGYRGELKNGLTLTSRFKVTRRSLYDMLFDKADDWLNPKILTANN; from the coding sequence ATGAAACAAAACATTTTTCCCAAAGAAATTATCCAATTCTCATTGGAAAACCACTATTTCCGGTTTTCCAGGCATTCAAAAGCAATTTATATTCTACTGGTTGGAATGGTATTCATCAGTTTGGTGCTACTGCCTTTTATTATGGTGGATGTTACCGTTCAATCAAGGGGCGTAATTCGTTCACGGGAGGAGGTTACCACCATACAGGCCCCCATAACCGGGCAGGTAGAGAAGGTATTTATTATGGAAAATATGAAAGTGGCAGTAGGAGACACGATACTTCGACTGGCACCTGAAAAAATCTCCGACCAATTACGGGTACTCGAAGAGAAGATAAAGCTGTATTCCGGCTACATCAAAGACATTCAAAGCCTGTTGCATAAAAGCAAACCACAACTTCATACCGACCTGATGCGAAGCAGTTACCAGGAATACGGGCAGAAATTAATGGGATATAAACTTAGGCTGGAAACGACAAAAAAGGATTTTCAGCGAACGCAGTTGCTGTATAAAAAGGAATTGATAGCGGCTGCTGAGTTCGAAAAGAAGGAGCTGGAGTTGAATCAGCTCCTGAAAGAGCGTGATTTTTACATTAGCCAGAAGAAAGCTGACTGGCAGCAGAAGCTTTTTCAGTACAAAATTGAAAGAAAGAATCTCAGTAATAATCGCGATCAGCTGGCTTTTGAAAAACGGTTTTATGTGGTACTTGCCCCGGCAACTGGATATATTTCCAATTTCCAGGGCATCCATACAGGTAGCTTTATCCTCACAAATCAAAACATTGCCAGTATCACACCAACCGATAGTCTGATTGCGGAATGCTATGTGGGGCCCGAAGATATTGGTTATCTCCGTACTGCTATGTCTGCAGCTTTTCAGGTGGATGCTTATAATTACAATCAGTGGGGGCTCGCTCACGGCAAAATCATTGATATTTCCAACCAACCTTACCAGAAAGAGAATGCGGTTTATTTCAAAGTAAAGTGCCGGTTGAGTCAGGAGTATCTTTCTCTGAAATCTGGTTACCGGGGAGAATTAAAAAATGGTCTGACATTGACCTCCCGTTTTAAAGTAACCCGCCGGAGTTTATACGATATGTTATTCGACAAAGCCGATGACTGGTTGAACCCTAAAATCCTTACTGCTAACAACTAA
- a CDS encoding CPBP family glutamic-type intramembrane protease, producing the protein MNSLKNYWDFLLQPNLEQNTFRFRIKLWNFLVVLGLDVVIVAILLGVIYSVKYFGWLDINLYNEPDVPNMIMLVSWVLSVTLVIPLIEELVFRLHLRPTKVNLGISVVAIIIYPIVNFFPKNCSAALMTIIGASVVLLLVLYFAFSGRINRMIEEQWHKNYLIVFCITALVFGGVHILNYKLTLSLLIFSPLVVAPQLFLGVNIGYLRVRYGFGWGLLLHIVHNIVFAVIPIVLINPAILGFSSNKNALVLGYPPEVAAPVAYHLRIEEGRESIFNTYKLSPEEILFEGTKMKAVFSRLANADSAKVFFEEPAIGRKILNVKFLNESQGTPMSYTKTRHFLIGRLLKKYNLKGELFIIPAGNWILTCKQYSEIIPGLPDKGNIKAKSGNITVKDATISDLAEKIESLYHVRITSLANNREEHTFIIPKNDIMALREVLSRNYGLDMNKTETKTTRFYISSRE; encoded by the coding sequence ATGAATAGTTTAAAGAATTATTGGGATTTTCTTTTACAACCAAATCTGGAGCAGAATACGTTCCGATTCAGGATTAAGCTTTGGAATTTTTTAGTTGTGTTGGGATTGGATGTGGTTATTGTCGCTATACTGTTAGGAGTCATCTATAGCGTTAAATATTTTGGGTGGCTTGATATTAATTTATATAATGAGCCTGATGTTCCGAATATGATAATGTTGGTTTCATGGGTGTTGTCTGTTACGCTAGTCATCCCTTTAATTGAGGAGTTAGTTTTTAGATTACATCTACGACCCACGAAAGTTAATTTAGGCATATCTGTTGTTGCCATTATTATCTACCCCATTGTAAACTTCTTTCCAAAGAATTGTTCAGCTGCGCTTATGACCATTATTGGGGCATCGGTAGTTCTGCTTTTGGTCTTATACTTCGCTTTTTCGGGAAGAATTAATCGCATGATAGAGGAGCAATGGCATAAAAACTATTTAATTGTATTTTGTATTACGGCTTTGGTTTTTGGTGGAGTTCATATTTTAAATTACAAGCTAACCCTATCCCTCTTAATTTTTTCTCCGCTTGTTGTTGCGCCTCAACTCTTTTTAGGGGTGAATATTGGTTATTTAAGAGTTCGTTATGGATTTGGTTGGGGCCTGCTACTGCATATTGTACACAACATAGTTTTTGCTGTCATTCCTATTGTATTGATTAATCCGGCGATACTTGGTTTCTCTTCCAATAAAAATGCTCTTGTGTTAGGATATCCGCCAGAGGTAGCTGCTCCTGTCGCTTATCATTTAAGAATAGAGGAGGGTAGAGAGAGTATTTTTAATACTTACAAGTTATCTCCAGAAGAAATATTGTTTGAGGGAACGAAAATGAAAGCGGTTTTTTCCCGGTTAGCAAATGCAGATAGCGCAAAAGTGTTTTTTGAAGAGCCAGCCATAGGAAGAAAGATTTTGAATGTAAAATTCCTCAATGAATCTCAAGGTACTCCCATGAGCTACACAAAAACACGTCATTTTCTTATTGGGAGATTACTTAAGAAATACAATCTTAAAGGAGAACTGTTTATTATTCCTGCAGGGAACTGGATATTAACTTGCAAGCAGTATTCAGAAATAATACCTGGTTTGCCTGACAAGGGAAATATAAAAGCGAAGTCAGGTAATATTACTGTTAAAGATGCAACAATAAGCGATTTGGCAGAAAAGATTGAGTCGCTGTATCACGTGAGGATTACCAGTCTGGCAAATAATAGGGAGGAGCATACGTTCATTATTCCAAAGAATGATATCATGGCACTTCGGGAGGTGCTATCAAGGAATTATGGTCTTGATATGAACAAAACAGAAACAAAAACAACGAGATTTTATATTAGTTCCCGGGAATGA
- a CDS encoding ATP-binding cassette domain-containing protein, with translation MDFNRFLEALKNANILEWVESLPLKYESLIGAGGQGLSQGQKQRILIARLFYNNPDFVFLDEATNSLDANREYVVMNNLHEFCKNKTTVIIAHRLSTIKNADQIILLDNGEISEVGTHDELIKKNSAYLKLIKKQLNNLQYEIY, from the coding sequence GTGGATTTTAATCGCTTTCTCGAAGCACTAAAGAATGCAAATATACTGGAGTGGGTTGAATCATTGCCTTTAAAATACGAATCGTTAATTGGTGCTGGTGGACAGGGACTCAGCCAGGGCCAAAAACAGAGAATACTTATTGCGAGACTGTTTTATAATAATCCTGACTTTGTATTCTTGGATGAAGCGACAAATTCTTTAGATGCTAACAGAGAATACGTTGTTATGAATAACCTTCATGAATTCTGCAAGAATAAAACAACCGTAATAATTGCACATAGATTGAGCACCATAAAGAATGCGGATCAAATTATTTTGTTGGATAATGGAGAGATATCTGAGGTAGGAACACATGACGAATTGATTAAAAAGAATAGCGCATATTTAAAGCTAATAAAGAAGCAATTGAATAATTTACAATATGAAATATATTGA
- a CDS encoding peptidase domain-containing ABC transporter, whose product MIKFSSYIQYDQMDCGPACLKIVSRYHQKNFSLKYLRDRCYITREGVSLFDIARAAEDIGFRTLAIKMQFEDLVLRAPLPVIVHWEKNHFVIVYKIKKGKVFVADPKKGRLSYSVDDFKRKWLPNGADVGYVLFAEPTPHFYEIDEPGTKSWTYFFRYLQPHRKLLYQIFFALIFSSLVSLVTPFFTQSLVDVGISGKNMEFIYLILLSQILLIIGGAFVSFIQSWIGLHVGTKISIEFISDFLQKLLKLPLSFFETKSVGDILQRMGDNSRIQSYITGSLFTIVISIINFIIFSIILLYYNVVLFSVFLLGNISYVAWILIFMKKRRQFDFKKFDLNSKSKNVLLQLFNGIEEIKLNNIEQVKRWEWENIQAKKFKLGIKILTWGQIQSSGSLLINSLKNVLISFISAKAVIDGEMSLGMMMSVQFIIGQLQGPIKAFISLAYSHQDAKISVERLSEVHDTEDEEKSSNSINWKIKTSSIHLKDVSFQYEGPESPFVLKNVSLEIPKNKVTAIVGESGSGKTTLVKLLLKFIEPTTGSIKVGDTHFTSIKNSVWRAYCGAVLQSGFLFSDTIRNNVLLGIRMWILIAFSKH is encoded by the coding sequence ATGATAAAATTTTCTAGCTATATACAATATGACCAAATGGACTGTGGCCCTGCTTGTCTTAAAATTGTATCAAGGTACCATCAAAAAAACTTTTCATTAAAATACCTGCGCGATCGCTGTTACATAACACGGGAAGGTGTTTCACTGTTTGATATTGCCAGGGCTGCTGAAGATATCGGGTTTCGGACACTTGCTATAAAAATGCAATTTGAAGACTTGGTACTTCGAGCTCCACTACCAGTGATTGTACACTGGGAGAAAAATCACTTTGTTATTGTATATAAAATTAAAAAGGGTAAAGTTTTCGTTGCTGATCCTAAGAAGGGAAGATTATCATATAGTGTTGATGATTTTAAAAGAAAATGGCTCCCTAATGGTGCAGATGTTGGATATGTACTGTTTGCTGAGCCCACTCCTCATTTTTATGAAATTGATGAACCAGGGACTAAAAGCTGGACCTATTTTTTTAGGTATTTACAACCTCATCGAAAACTTCTCTATCAAATATTTTTTGCTCTAATTTTTTCCAGTTTAGTTAGTTTAGTCACTCCTTTTTTTACCCAATCACTCGTCGATGTTGGAATTAGTGGTAAAAATATGGAATTTATTTACCTGATTCTGCTATCTCAGATATTACTTATTATTGGAGGTGCATTTGTCAGTTTTATACAAAGCTGGATCGGTTTGCATGTTGGAACCAAAATCAGCATAGAGTTTATCTCTGATTTTTTACAAAAGCTTTTAAAGCTTCCACTTTCTTTTTTTGAGACAAAGTCAGTTGGAGACATTCTTCAGCGAATGGGAGATAATTCCAGAATACAATCTTATATTACCGGTTCGTTATTTACTATTGTTATTTCTATTATTAATTTTATAATATTTAGCATTATATTGCTTTATTATAATGTGGTTTTGTTCTCTGTCTTCTTGTTGGGCAATATATCATATGTGGCCTGGATATTGATCTTTATGAAAAAGAGGAGACAATTTGATTTTAAGAAATTTGATCTTAATTCAAAGAGTAAGAATGTTTTGCTTCAGCTTTTTAATGGGATTGAAGAAATAAAATTAAATAATATAGAGCAGGTAAAAAGGTGGGAATGGGAAAATATACAAGCAAAAAAATTTAAACTGGGGATAAAGATATTAACTTGGGGGCAGATTCAATCATCCGGCTCTTTATTAATTAATAGCTTAAAGAACGTTCTGATTTCATTTATCTCGGCGAAGGCTGTGATTGATGGTGAGATGAGTTTAGGGATGATGATGTCAGTTCAGTTTATAATCGGACAATTGCAAGGTCCTATTAAAGCTTTTATTTCGTTAGCCTATTCACATCAAGATGCGAAGATAAGTGTAGAGCGATTGAGTGAGGTTCATGATACTGAAGATGAGGAGAAAAGTTCAAATTCCATTAACTGGAAAATTAAAACTAGTTCGATACATCTGAAAGATGTTAGTTTTCAGTACGAAGGTCCGGAATCTCCATTCGTTCTTAAAAATGTTAGTCTTGAGATTCCTAAGAATAAGGTAACTGCAATTGTTGGAGAGAGTGGGAGCGGAAAAACAACATTAGTAAAGCTGTTGCTTAAGTTTATTGAACCGACAACGGGTTCCATTAAAGTTGGGGATACTCATTTCACGAGCATTAAAAATTCAGTATGGAGAGCATATTGTGGGGCAGTTTTGCAAAGTGGATTCCTGTTTTCTGATACAATTAGAAACAATGTATTGCTTGGGATAAGAATGTGGATTTTAATCGCTTTCTCGAAGCACTAA